CTCGACGGTGATGCCGCGTTTGATCTCACCGGTGCTTATCACTGCTTCCTCGTCTCCTCGATGAGCCAGCGAAGCGCGACCTCGTAGCCCACGACACCCAGGCCGATCACCTGGTTGCCGGTCACGTCCGCAAGATAGCTATGGTGACGGAATGGCTCGCGCTTCGTGACGTCGCTGATGTGCACCTCGACGACCGGGAATTTGCAGGCCGCGACTGCGTCACGCAGGACGACCGACGTGTGGGCGAGTCCTCCAGGATTGATGATGGCACCATCGGCCGCGGCTTGCTGCTGCAGGAAGTCGATGAGCGCTCCCTCGTGGTTCGACTGGAAGGCCACCAGCGTCGCGCCACCCTCGCGCGCGACCGCTGTGCAACGGGCAACGACCTCATCGAGCGTGGTCGTGCCGTAGATCTGGGGCTCGCGCGTGCCCAGCGTGTTCAGGTTGGGCCCGTTCACGAGTAGATAGCGCTTCATGCGGCACGACCCTGCACGAGCCGGGCGGCCTCGCGAAGCGTCCGCTCGCCGACATCGGTGACCTCGCTGAACAGTCCCACGCGCCGTGGAAGGATCCAGCGCACCTTGCCCGCGCGCGCCTTCTTGTCACGCTGGAGGTAGGTCCAGACGTCGCGCGTGAGGTGGGCGCGGATGGGCAACCGGGCACGCGCAAGCAGCCGCTCGATGTCGATCCGCAGTGAGCGGGGGGCGAGCCCGAGCGTCTCGGAGAGCGCCGAGGCGAACACGAGGCCGATCGCGACAGCCTCCCCGTGCGTCACGCGGTAGCTCGACGCGGCCTCGTACGCGTGCCCCAGGGTATGGCCGAAGTTCAAGAGCTCGCGCAGGCCCGTCTCGCGCGGATCGAGCGTGACGATGCCGGCCTTCACCTCGGCCGCGAGCGCGACAGTCGTGAGCTGGGGCCCGATATCGCCGCGCAGCACGGCGTCCAGCGAGCGCTCGACGTGCGCGACCGCGTCGCGGTCCGCGAGGAACGCACTCTTGACGACCTCCGCGAGGCCCGA
This Candidatus Limnocylindria bacterium DNA region includes the following protein-coding sequences:
- the aroQ gene encoding type II 3-dehydroquinate dehydratase gives rise to the protein MKRYLLVNGPNLNTLGTREPQIYGTTTLDEVVARCTAVAREGGATLVAFQSNHEGALIDFLQQQAAADGAIINPGGLAHTSVVLRDAVAACKFPVVEVHISDVTKREPFRHHSYLADVTGNQVIGLGVVGYEVALRWLIEETRKQ